In the genome of Nocardia sp. NBC_00416, one region contains:
- a CDS encoding type I polyketide synthase translates to MTTTSEDKLRDYLKRVTAELQRTRRELEETAARADEPIAIVSMACRYPGGVRSPEDLWDLVAGGTDAVGEFPGNRGWSSTLYDADPDTPGKSTTNQGGFLYDADQFDPAFFNIGNREAVATDPQQRLVLELSWELLERAAIVPDSLRGSNTGVFTGVMYYDYGTQLPTGSPQDGYVVIGSAASVVSGRVAYHLGLTGPAVTVDTACSSSLVAIAQACAALRRGDTDLAVAGGVTIMSTPTTFIDFSRQRALSPDGRCRSFSETADGTGWSEGAGLLLLERVSDARRNGRRIHGLIRSCAINQDGASSQLTAPNGPAQERVIGAALDRAGLSPADIDVVEAHGTGTVLGDPIEIGALARAYGAGRSPDDPIHVGSLKSNIGHSQAAAGVGAVIKMAMAMAHARLPRSLYADRPTRHIDWDEIPLRLLAEERDWPHRDRPRRAGISSFGISGTNAHLILEQAGEQPGGTRDGRTANTGGPHPWVLSARSEQALRGQAAELSHHLRRQESADLAAIARTLAVGRTAFEYRSAIVGDTLDDLLSGLGALGSGAGLASAHIGRARHSSVTFLFSGQGSQFPGMGRELRQRFPVFRETFDRICAVFDTVRAGTPAVPLRDVVLGEDAGAALLDQTLYTQTGLFAVEVALAELLRSWGIRPACVVGHSIGEIAAAHVAGVLSLDDACRLVAVRARLMQHSGRTGAMMAVEATADEVRVRASGSAVDIAAVNGPRSVVVSGDPERIAAVAELFRREGRRTKRLNTSHAFHSAQMDGVLAEFEAAAAELTYRPAVLPIIADLSGERVETGDVLDARYWTRQIRETVRFAQAVESAQALGENVFLEVGPGGVLAALAADTLGAQPAPTGPGGAEPVVITTLRAGVRADESVLAAVARLHVEGVTPDWTAVLPDSALVPLPTYAFQRERHWPARPAEQGAAADASDTDFWTVVREQDPDALRLLLGDVGDTVTVEGLVERLAAYHERTRTAGERDRWSYSVEFADIAVPSASAEPGTWLVVDHRGSDQGAGVPAALRALGATVRELLFEPDEFDDLAAFRARVRDAVGSVAPSGIIALSAPPGATAADPGPALARTLYPIVTLVQECESLGVDTRVWAVTTGAVAAVAADRAPGPADALVWGFGAVAAVEVPHIWGGVIDIDDPATAAGAVAAVSTAGAGRETEIAVRSGRMLARRLVRHRSAATGQAWTPDPDTTILITGGFGALGRALARWLVEHGARQLLLTGRSGAESAGAREFAGELTGLGAQVSVARCDVADLGALRAVVESVDPAHPLAAVFHTAAALDDASIAALTPAQIRNALAAKAVGAHNLHEVTRSHRLSAFVLFSSVAGLCGVSGQANYAPGNSYLDALARHRERNGLPATSISWGLWAGDGIIDESGARRAAANGFRPMDPARALAVLPFAIAGRDSHRVVADVNWDRLAAQQHNAVTSGLVEVTRADAAAETTHDTLWRELTALPDAARRDRVVGLVQEHIAAVQAIGSPARIDPQRSFSDQGFDSITAVELRNRLRARTGLALSPAVLFDYATPAALADHLLSQRFAEHSGPDVVGQIAHLGESLTGLDGDLAARARSELTALLAVLDRRATDADPVEQLDDATDAELAEFIEKNLGIS, encoded by the coding sequence CCTGCGTTCTTCAATATCGGGAACCGGGAGGCGGTGGCCACCGATCCACAGCAGCGTCTCGTACTCGAACTGAGCTGGGAACTGCTGGAGCGGGCCGCTATCGTTCCCGACAGTCTGCGCGGCAGCAACACCGGTGTGTTCACCGGCGTCATGTACTACGACTACGGCACCCAGCTGCCGACCGGTTCACCACAGGACGGGTACGTGGTGATCGGCAGTGCGGCGAGCGTGGTCTCCGGCCGGGTGGCCTACCACCTGGGCCTGACCGGGCCCGCGGTGACCGTCGATACCGCCTGCTCGTCCTCCCTGGTGGCGATCGCGCAGGCCTGTGCCGCGCTGCGCCGCGGCGATACCGATCTGGCGGTCGCGGGTGGTGTCACGATCATGTCGACACCGACGACGTTCATCGATTTCAGCCGGCAGCGTGCGCTGTCACCGGACGGCCGGTGCCGGTCGTTCTCCGAGACGGCCGACGGCACCGGCTGGTCCGAGGGTGCGGGACTCCTGCTGCTCGAACGGGTTTCGGACGCGCGCCGCAACGGTCGCCGGATCCACGGCCTGATCCGGTCCTGCGCGATCAACCAGGACGGTGCGAGCAGTCAGCTGACCGCACCGAACGGTCCCGCGCAGGAACGGGTCATCGGCGCCGCTCTCGACCGGGCCGGTCTGTCGCCTGCCGATATCGATGTCGTCGAGGCGCACGGGACGGGAACCGTGCTCGGCGACCCCATCGAGATCGGCGCGCTGGCCCGGGCCTACGGCGCCGGGCGGTCGCCCGACGACCCCATCCACGTCGGGTCGTTGAAATCCAATATCGGGCACAGCCAGGCCGCCGCCGGGGTCGGGGCGGTGATCAAGATGGCGATGGCCATGGCGCACGCGCGCCTACCGCGATCGCTGTACGCCGACCGCCCCACCCGGCACATCGACTGGGACGAGATACCGCTGCGGTTGCTGGCCGAAGAGCGCGACTGGCCGCACCGGGACAGACCTCGGCGCGCGGGCATCTCCTCGTTCGGGATCAGCGGCACCAACGCCCATCTCATCCTCGAACAGGCCGGGGAACAGCCCGGCGGCACTCGCGACGGCCGGACGGCGAACACCGGCGGGCCGCATCCGTGGGTGCTGTCGGCGCGCAGCGAGCAGGCGCTGCGGGGGCAGGCGGCGGAGTTGTCCCACCACCTGCGCCGCCAGGAGTCCGCGGATCTCGCGGCGATCGCCCGGACCCTGGCGGTCGGCCGGACCGCCTTCGAATACCGGTCCGCGATCGTCGGCGACACTCTCGACGATCTGCTGTCCGGGCTCGGCGCCCTGGGCTCGGGGGCCGGACTCGCTTCCGCGCATATCGGCAGGGCGCGGCATTCTTCGGTCACCTTCCTGTTCAGCGGACAGGGCAGTCAATTCCCCGGAATGGGTCGCGAACTGCGGCAGCGGTTCCCGGTGTTCCGGGAGACCTTCGACCGGATCTGCGCGGTCTTCGACACCGTGCGCGCGGGAACACCGGCGGTTCCGCTGCGCGACGTCGTGCTCGGAGAGGACGCCGGCGCAGCCCTGCTCGACCAGACTCTCTACACCCAGACCGGGCTGTTCGCCGTCGAAGTGGCCCTGGCCGAACTGTTGCGCTCCTGGGGTATCCGGCCGGCGTGCGTGGTCGGACATTCGATCGGTGAGATCGCGGCCGCGCACGTGGCCGGTGTGCTGTCACTGGACGACGCGTGCCGCCTGGTAGCTGTGCGGGCCCGCCTGATGCAGCACTCGGGCCGGACCGGGGCCATGATGGCGGTCGAGGCCACCGCCGACGAAGTGCGCGTCCGCGCGAGCGGGTCGGCGGTGGATATCGCCGCCGTCAACGGACCACGTTCCGTTGTCGTCTCCGGCGACCCGGAGCGGATAGCGGCGGTCGCGGAACTGTTCCGGCGGGAAGGTCGCCGGACCAAACGCCTCAACACCTCGCACGCGTTCCACTCCGCACAGATGGACGGGGTACTGGCCGAATTCGAGGCCGCGGCCGCGGAGCTGACCTACCGGCCCGCAGTGCTGCCGATCATCGCCGATCTGAGCGGAGAACGGGTCGAGACCGGGGACGTGCTCGATGCCCGGTACTGGACCCGGCAGATACGCGAGACCGTCCGGTTCGCGCAGGCCGTCGAATCGGCTCAGGCGCTGGGGGAGAACGTCTTTCTCGAAGTGGGGCCGGGTGGTGTGCTCGCCGCGCTCGCCGCCGATACGCTCGGTGCGCAACCCGCGCCGACGGGGCCGGGCGGCGCGGAGCCGGTGGTGATCACCACCTTGCGCGCCGGAGTTCGCGCCGACGAATCCGTGCTGGCGGCCGTGGCCCGCCTGCACGTCGAAGGCGTGACACCGGATTGGACCGCGGTGCTCCCGGACTCTGCGCTCGTGCCGTTGCCCACCTACGCGTTCCAGCGGGAACGGCATTGGCCGGCGCGTCCCGCGGAACAAGGTGCGGCCGCCGATGCGTCCGATACCGACTTCTGGACCGTGGTCCGCGAGCAGGATCCGGATGCGCTGCGGCTGCTACTCGGAGATGTCGGCGACACGGTGACCGTTGAGGGCCTGGTGGAGAGGCTGGCGGCCTATCACGAGCGGACCCGCACGGCCGGCGAGCGCGACAGGTGGAGCTATTCGGTCGAATTCGCCGATATCGCGGTCCCGTCCGCGAGTGCCGAACCGGGGACGTGGCTGGTGGTCGATCACCGCGGCAGCGACCAGGGCGCGGGGGTGCCGGCCGCGCTGCGGGCACTGGGTGCGACCGTGCGCGAACTGCTGTTCGAGCCGGACGAATTCGACGATCTCGCGGCCTTCCGGGCCCGAGTGCGCGACGCCGTCGGCTCGGTCGCTCCGTCGGGGATCATCGCACTGTCGGCGCCGCCGGGCGCAACCGCCGCGGACCCCGGACCGGCGCTGGCCCGGACTCTGTATCCGATCGTCACGCTCGTGCAGGAATGCGAGAGCCTCGGAGTGGACACCAGGGTATGGGCGGTGACCACGGGGGCGGTCGCGGCGGTCGCGGCAGACCGGGCACCCGGTCCGGCGGACGCGCTGGTGTGGGGATTCGGCGCCGTGGCCGCGGTGGAAGTACCGCATATCTGGGGCGGCGTGATCGATATCGACGATCCGGCTACCGCGGCCGGCGCCGTGGCCGCGGTGAGTACCGCCGGGGCAGGTCGCGAAACCGAGATCGCCGTGCGGTCCGGGCGGATGCTCGCCCGGCGGCTCGTCCGTCATCGCTCCGCCGCAACCGGGCAGGCCTGGACACCGGACCCCGACACGACGATCTTGATCACGGGCGGATTCGGCGCGCTGGGTCGCGCACTGGCCCGATGGCTGGTCGAGCACGGCGCCCGGCAGCTGCTGCTCACCGGCCGGAGCGGGGCCGAAAGCGCCGGGGCCCGGGAATTCGCCGGCGAACTGACCGGCCTCGGTGCGCAGGTGAGCGTCGCCCGATGCGATGTGGCCGATCTGGGGGCCCTGCGAGCCGTCGTGGAGTCGGTGGATCCCGCGCATCCGCTGGCCGCTGTCTTCCACACGGCGGCCGCACTCGACGATGCGTCGATCGCCGCACTCACCCCCGCGCAGATACGCAACGCCCTCGCCGCCAAAGCGGTCGGGGCGCACAATCTGCACGAGGTCACCCGGTCGCACCGATTGTCCGCCTTCGTGTTGTTCTCCTCGGTGGCCGGACTGTGCGGAGTATCCGGACAGGCCAACTACGCCCCCGGCAACAGTTATCTCGACGCGCTCGCCCGCCATCGGGAGCGCAACGGTCTACCGGCCACCTCTATCTCCTGGGGTCTGTGGGCGGGCGACGGAATCATCGACGAGTCCGGCGCGCGGCGTGCGGCGGCCAACGGGTTCCGGCCGATGGACCCGGCCCGAGCGCTGGCCGTGCTCCCGTTCGCCATCGCCGGGCGCGACAGCCACCGCGTGGTGGCCGATGTGAACTGGGACCGGCTCGCCGCGCAGCAGCACAATGCCGTCACGAGCGGCCTGGTCGAGGTCACCCGGGCCGACGCCGCCGCCGAAACCACGCACGACACGCTGTGGCGTGAGCTGACGGCACTGCCCGACGCGGCGCGGCGCGACCGGGTGGTCGGGCTCGTCCAGGAACATATCGCCGCGGTCCAGGCGATCGGCTCGCCCGCACGGATCGATCCGCAGCGCAGCTTCAGCGACCAGGGGTTCGATTCGATCACCGCCGTGGAACTGCGCAACCGGTTGCGGGCGCGCACGGGTCTCGCGCTGTCGCCGGCGGTGCTGTTCGACTATGCGACCCCGGCGGCGCTCGCGGACCATCTGCTGTCCCAGCGGTTCGCCGAGCATTCCGGGCCCGATGTCGTCGGGCAGATCGCGCACCTGGGTGAATCGCTGACCGGCCTGGACGGCGACCTGGCCGCCCGGGCCCGGTCCGAACTGACCGCTCTGCTGGCCGTACTCGACCGTCGCGCGACCGACGCGGACCCGGTCGAGCAGTTGGACGACGCCACGGACGCGGAGCTCGCCGAGTTCATCGAGAAGAACCTCGGCATCTCCTGA